CGGCCGGCACGGGCCTGGCAGAAGAGGCCGTTCGCTCACCTGTCTGAAAGGATCTGAGAAGCCAAGGCGGGGCTCTCTGGTGGCTCCGGGGAGctggcctcctgccccagccccacggGTACGGATGTGCCGCTGTCCTCGGGAGCACCATGACAGCAGGATGACCTCTGCGGAGACGGTGGCGGCGGCCGGCAGTCCTCGGGGGGCTGGGTCCCCCGAGTGGCCCCCTGAGACCCCTCAGGCCCCTGGGCGGCCTGGCCGGGCCCGGGTGGCCACGGCGGCCCTGGTGTGGCTGCTGGCGGGAGCCAGCATGTCCAGCCTCAACAAGTGGATCTTCACGGTGCACGGCTTCGGGCGGCCCCTGCTGCTGTCGGCGCTGCACATGCTGGCAGCGGCGCTGGCATGCCATCGGGGAGCTCGGCGCCCCATGCCCAGCGGGACCCACGGCCAAGTGCTGCTGCTCAGCCTGACCTTCGGCACCTCGATGGCCTGCGGCAACGTGGGCCTGAGCACCGTGCCCCTGGACCTGGCACAGCTGGCCACCACGACCACACCCCTGATCACCCTGGCCCTGTCGGCGCTGCTGCTGGGCCGGCGCCACCACCCGCTGCAGTTTGCCGCCATGGGCCCGCTCTGCCTGGGCGCTGCCTGCAGCCTGGCGGGGGAGCTCCGGACGCCCCCCGCCGGCTGTGGCTTCCTGCTCGCTGCCACCTGCCTCCGCGGCCTCAAGTCCATTCAGCAGAGTG
This region of Eptesicus fuscus isolate TK198812 chromosome 23, DD_ASM_mEF_20220401, whole genome shotgun sequence genomic DNA includes:
- the SLC35E4 gene encoding solute carrier family 35 member E4 encodes the protein MCRCPREHHDSRMTSAETVAAAGSPRGAGSPEWPPETPQAPGRPGRARVATAALVWLLAGASMSSLNKWIFTVHGFGRPLLLSALHMLAAALACHRGARRPMPSGTHGQVLLLSLTFGTSMACGNVGLSTVPLDLAQLATTTTPLITLALSALLLGRRHHPLQFAAMGPLCLGAACSLAGELRTPPAGCGFLLAATCLRGLKSIQQSALLQEERLDAVTLLYATSLPSFCLLAGAALVLEAGVALSPAPTDSRLWACILLSCLLSVLYNLASFSLLALTSALTVHVLGNLTVVGNLVLSRLLFGSHLSTLSYVGIALTLTGMFLYHNCEFVASWAARWGVWRRNQPGKGL